In Marinobacter salinisoli, the DNA window CAGTTCATCCCGGAGGTAAGGCACGGTAATAAAGGCCTGCTTCCAGGTATCGGCCTTATCGTCCCGTTGGTTACCAGTTTCGGGGGCTGGGGCGGACAGGTTAATGCCGCCGCACGCCGTGGTGATCGAGAGACAGTCGTTCAGTTTCTGACTGACCGGGAAGGTGCTGGATTCACAGCCCAGAATCAGGATGTCCAGACTGCCGTCCCCCAGTCCCATGAACAGGGCTTCGCCACGGCCAATGAACCTGGCGTTGGACGGTTGCAGGCCGGATTGGCTGAGTTGCCGGCAGGCTTCGACCCCGTCGCCATAGTCTTGAAAACCGACCGTGGCAGAAGCCTTGTACTTCGGAATGGACTGAAGCCTGACCCAGGCCTCGGTAATGATGCCCAGGGTGCCTTCTGAGCCCAAAAACAAACGCTCTTCACTGGGGCCGGCGCCGCTGCCGGGCAGGCGGCGGGTTTGAACAACCCCCTTGGGGGTAACCACGCGAACCGATTCAACGAAGTCATCGATGTGGGTGTACTGCATGGCGTAATGGCCGCCCGCTCGGGTCGCAATCCAGCCGCCGAGAGTGGAGAACTCAAAGCTTTGCGGGAAGTGTCTGAGGGTGAGGCCGTGGGGTTTTAATTGCTGTTCCAGGTCCGGGCCGTAGGTGCCGGCCTGAATGCGGGCACAGCGTGACTCGGTGTCGACTTCCAGCACCTTGTTGAAGTGCAGCATGTTAACCGTGATGACCCCACCCGAGCGGCTTCTTGCCGGTGGTTCAATACCGCCCACCACGCTGGAGCCGCCACCGTAGGGGATGAGCTTAATCCGGTTCGCACCGGCAAACGCCATTAACTCAATGAGCTGCTCTTCGCTGGTGGGAAACGCCACGTAATCGGGAGGGTTATCAAACTGCCCATGGGCGCATCGCCAGGCATCCCGGTACGACTTGCCAAAGCAATGATGTAACCGGATTTCTTGTTCGCTGGTGATCCAGTTTGCCAAGGCCGCAGGTAGCGGAAATCGTGGCTCGGGCAGGGTGATGCTGTTCTGATCGGGCAGTGCCAGAGGCGCTTCCGCCTCTATGCCAAAGCCCGCCCTCAAGAACGCGATCAGGGTATCAGTCAGGGACGCGTCCAAAGGGCCTTTCTGATACCCCCAGCCCCAATACTTGCGCCGAAGGAAGTCCGCTACTGTTTCCAAATTGGCTGTCCCTTAAGTATCAGGCCGGCGTGGTTGGCGATCCGGCATACCCCAGGGTTTTATCCACGCCATTGAACAGCTCCAGCCCGCTGTGCCAACGGTCAAAGTTTTCGAGGAACTGGTCAGTCAGGGCGCGTTTCCAGCCGATGAAATCGCCAGCCATGTGGGCCGTCATGATGACGTTTTCCATATCCCATAGTGGGTGATCCTCTGGCAGCGGCTCCTTTTCGAACACATCCAATCCTGCGCCGGCGATGTCACCGTTTCTGAGTGCGAGGATGAGATCGTCGGTTTTCACGATGGGCCCGCGGCCGATGTTGATCAGGCGTGCGGTGCTCTTCATGGCGCGGAATGCCTTGGCGTCGAACAGCCCTTCCGTCTGGGGGGTGAGCGGCGCGGCGATGACAACG includes these proteins:
- a CDS encoding FAD-binding oxidoreductase; the encoded protein is METVADFLRRKYWGWGYQKGPLDASLTDTLIAFLRAGFGIEAEAPLALPDQNSITLPEPRFPLPAALANWITSEQEIRLHHCFGKSYRDAWRCAHGQFDNPPDYVAFPTSEEQLIELMAFAGANRIKLIPYGGGSSVVGGIEPPARSRSGGVITVNMLHFNKVLEVDTESRCARIQAGTYGPDLEQQLKPHGLTLRHFPQSFEFSTLGGWIATRAGGHYAMQYTHIDDFVESVRVVTPKGVVQTRRLPGSGAGPSEERLFLGSEGTLGIITEAWVRLQSIPKYKASATVGFQDYGDGVEACRQLSQSGLQPSNARFIGRGEALFMGLGDGSLDILILGCESSTFPVSQKLNDCLSITTACGGINLSAPAPETGNQRDDKADTWKQAFITVPYLRDELVRRGLIVETFETAITWDKFEHFNTQILTAANRAIERLCGKGFITCRFTHLYPDGPAPYYTVMAQGNGKDDLQRWDEIKRAISDVIINEGGTITHHHAVGKDHREHYLRQASPLFVAMLESAKTSVDPDQILNPGVLLKSPGSQAD